A genomic segment from Orientia tsutsugamushi str. Boryong encodes:
- a CDS encoding sensor histidine kinase yields the protein MILEKEFDSEIEMKITKSALNSVAECKGIKLSCDYLTTIKEVIGDNYRLQAVLTILMTNAIRFNSKGSKVGVQMTLYPIPMDDKYRMLKVIVIDTGPGFSKSKVDQINKEFKDTYSEEASTLGFRMKLVRQFIQEMNGEIMLESEETKGSCFIFNVPLKLVNTGITNSLSGLFNKLTI from the coding sequence ATGATATTAGAAAAAGAATTCGATTCAGAAATAGAAATGAAGATTACTAAATCTGCTCTAAATTCAGTTGCAGAATGTAAAGGAATAAAACTTAGTTGCGATTATTTAACTACAATAAAAGAAGTAATTGGTGACAATTATAGACTACAGGCAGTACTCACAATACTAATGACTAATGCTATCAGATTTAATAGCAAAGGAAGCAAAGTTGGAGTCCAGATGACGTTATATCCAATACCAATGGATGACAAATACAGAATGTTGAAGGTTATTGTAATTGATACAGGACCAGGATTTTCAAAAAGCAAAGTAGATCAGATAAATAAAGAATTTAAAGATACGTATTCAGAGGAAGCTTCTACACTTGGTTTTAGAATGAAACTTGTAAGGCAATTTATACAGGAGATGAATGGTGAAATTATGCTGGAAAGCGAGGAAACAAAAGGTTCATGCTTTATATTCAATGTTCCATTAAAGCTCGTAAATACTGGTATAACTAATTCATTATCTGGCCTATTTAACAAGCTAACAATATGA
- a CDS encoding ATP-binding protein encodes MKGDFLKLSKQILRLRLSVIGLFKIIQRESIDYKRIKSTIYRLVREYKELFISTAHEEIYLRSLLEKSISDIRDNESDCIVYTDYDYEKIRMIGYGDEIQQILTQLLDNVNRFGEKVKVILIRVRLLNPEIRDKTLELTIRNNGKDIKELQKINTAFKTPNKDNILGLGLTFVKLLLQAIKGEITYVKNEYTEVICRVPIYAHYL; translated from the coding sequence GTGAAAGGCGACTTTTTAAAGCTTTCGAAGCAAATTTTAAGACTAAGGTTAAGTGTAATAGGTTTATTTAAAATAATTCAAAGAGAGTCAATTGATTACAAGAGAATAAAGAGTACAATATACAGGCTTGTAAGGGAATACAAAGAATTATTCATATCGACAGCACACGAAGAAATTTATTTAAGAAGTCTGCTAGAAAAATCAATTTCTGATATAAGGGATAACGAATCAGATTGCATTGTTTATACGGATTATGACTATGAAAAAATTCGTATGATTGGATATGGAGATGAAATACAGCAAATACTAACTCAGCTGCTTGATAATGTAAATCGATTTGGAGAAAAAGTTAAAGTAATACTCATTAGAGTTAGATTACTAAATCCAGAAATACGAGACAAAACACTAGAACTTACAATTCGAAATAATGGAAAAGATATAAAAGAATTACAAAAAATAAATACTGCTTTTAAAACTCCAAATAAAGATAATATCTTAGGTTTAGGGCTAACATTTGTTAAGCTACTACTTCAAGCAATCAAGGGAGAAATTACATACGTAAAAAATGAGTATACAGAGGTTATATGCCGTGTACCGATATATGCTCACTATCTTTAA
- a CDS encoding sensor histidine kinase has translation MIQYIRHIENNCNKTKWNILELIGYKQDVEAKITDTLGLLDELDELMDHLNDKICVFRKDIESKNVELENFSLQKFVRNAVAGLKAIAEDDRIDLKSNFQANIKDSIIGDSFRIRAVLSQLVGSAIIHGTKGMTINICVHLLPSQDGKTDSKDKILQFLVQNIGLSIQKEKLQKMNSELSNSDLIKHQELGQGLVFIKQLTHKMKGNLRIDQGSNYISSSCEVPIQLYT, from the coding sequence TTGATTCAATATATTAGGCATATAGAAAATAACTGTAATAAAACAAAGTGGAATATACTAGAACTAATAGGATATAAGCAAGATGTAGAAGCAAAAATAACAGATACATTAGGCTTACTTGATGAACTAGATGAACTAATGGATCATCTAAATGATAAAATTTGTGTATTTAGAAAAGACATAGAATCAAAGAATGTAGAACTAGAAAATTTTAGCCTACAAAAGTTTGTAAGGAATGCTGTTGCTGGACTAAAAGCAATTGCTGAAGATGATAGAATAGATCTAAAAAGCAATTTTCAGGCTAATATAAAAGACAGTATTATTGGAGATAGTTTTCGAATAAGAGCTGTACTAAGCCAGTTAGTTGGAAGTGCCATTATACATGGTACTAAAGGTATGACGATTAATATTTGTGTTCATTTGTTACCTTCTCAAGATGGAAAAACAGATTCAAAAGATAAAATATTACAATTTTTAGTACAAAACATAGGGCTCAGCATTCAGAAAGAAAAATTGCAAAAGATGAATTCTGAATTAAGCAATTCGGATTTAATAAAACATCAAGAGCTAGGACAAGGGTTAGTGTTTATAAAACAGCTAACACATAAAATGAAAGGAAATCTCAGAATAGATCAAGGAAGTAACTACATATCTTCTTCGTGTGAAGTGCCAATTCAATTATATACCTGA
- the hpf gene encoding ribosome hibernation-promoting factor, HPF/YfiA family, which yields MNIIISGSPQYNSVKFNLNQYVNRKIINVANKYFDNLKAPNVHFSKEEHNQFKCHIVVNPITKQHRIINSTGYSNDVFASFDLARVKLEQQLRRYKSKLKDKHAKVKISQSCKLGV from the coding sequence ATGAATATTATAATCTCTGGCTCACCACAATACAATTCTGTTAAATTCAATTTAAACCAGTACGTTAATAGGAAGATTATTAATGTAGCTAACAAGTATTTTGATAATCTAAAGGCTCCAAATGTTCATTTCAGCAAAGAAGAACATAACCAGTTTAAATGTCATATTGTAGTTAATCCTATTACCAAACAGCACCGTATTATTAATAGTACAGGATACTCAAATGATGTCTTTGCAAGTTTTGATCTTGCTCGTGTTAAATTAGAGCAGCAGCTTAGACGATATAAATCCAAACTTAAAGATAAACATGCTAAAGTTAAGATATCTCAGTCATGCAAACTAGGTGTTTAA
- a CDS encoding sensor histidine kinase: MHYRYAIRLSFIAVFLTLVGLTIYYRYNVIKWYSLIPAQKNARNIVSKYRTKFLNQNHNKDIISKLATNSYDLKLDLDLKNLAKQSLNFFREIEFMESIEQITLYDNMKNIIIRSKDDYVATNNVRKNIGIESLLLYLDKLLFYTYQKPNQKPTFKHGARITNCFVEFDNNTYPSRANTSLFSANVLIHCESPIILDHAVIAFLKITYNATQQWMYINNISKQVLTILLLMSLIFFFIIKSSISNVQKIINVQLNANKYLEQARQKAEKENIAKNKFLANVSHELRTPLSAIIGLTEIILSNSHCKINYYNYIRDIHNSGKHLLAVINDILDFSKASANKLTVENVAVDLNKLAASSLRLMYTKAKKAGIKLISKFPPDQIIINADAKRLKQALFNLLSNSIKFTPSKGSITLEISMNELKSLVYIKVIDTGIGIAEQDIPKALSSFEQVNNNLSNQREGTGLGLPLTKKLIYLMEGDFEITSNIGQGTTVTITFKYP; this comes from the coding sequence ATGCATTATAGATATGCGATTAGATTATCATTTATAGCTGTTTTTCTAACTTTAGTAGGCTTAACAATTTATTATAGATATAATGTGATCAAATGGTATAGCCTAATTCCTGCACAAAAAAATGCAAGGAATATTGTTTCAAAATATAGAACCAAATTTTTAAATCAAAATCATAATAAAGATATTATTTCTAAACTTGCGACCAATTCTTATGATTTAAAGTTGGATTTAGATTTAAAAAATTTAGCTAAACAATCTCTTAATTTCTTTAGGGAAATTGAGTTTATGGAGTCTATAGAACAAATAACATTATATGATAATATGAAAAATATTATCATTAGATCAAAAGATGATTATGTTGCTACTAATAATGTTCGTAAAAATATAGGAATTGAAAGTTTGCTACTTTATCTAGATAAACTGCTTTTTTATACATACCAGAAGCCAAATCAAAAACCTACTTTTAAACATGGAGCACGAATTACAAACTGCTTTGTTGAATTTGATAATAACACATATCCTTCTAGAGCTAATACGTCTCTATTTTCTGCTAATGTATTAATTCATTGTGAAAGCCCTATTATTTTAGACCATGCAGTAATTGCATTTTTAAAAATTACCTATAATGCTACTCAACAATGGATGTACATAAATAATATTAGCAAACAAGTATTAACAATTCTTTTGCTAATGTCTTTAATTTTTTTCTTTATTATAAAAAGCAGTATATCTAATGTTCAGAAAATTATTAATGTTCAATTGAATGCCAATAAATATCTTGAACAAGCAAGGCAAAAAGCAGAAAAGGAAAATATAGCTAAAAACAAATTTTTAGCTAATGTTAGTCATGAACTACGAACACCGTTAAGTGCTATTATTGGACTTACAGAAATAATATTATCTAACTCTCATTGCAAAATAAACTACTACAACTATATTCGTGATATTCATAATTCTGGAAAGCACTTATTAGCAGTAATTAATGATATTCTTGATTTTTCTAAGGCTTCAGCTAACAAATTAACAGTAGAAAATGTCGCAGTAGACCTTAACAAATTGGCAGCTTCAAGTTTACGCTTGATGTATACTAAGGCCAAAAAAGCTGGTATAAAACTGATTTCTAAGTTTCCACCAGATCAAATTATTATTAATGCAGATGCTAAACGTTTAAAACAAGCCTTGTTTAACTTGTTATCTAATTCAATAAAATTTACTCCTAGTAAAGGTTCTATAACACTTGAAATTAGTATGAACGAACTAAAGTCTTTAGTTTATATAAAAGTTATTGATACAGGTATTGGTATTGCGGAACAGGATATTCCTAAAGCATTATCAAGTTTTGAACAAGTAAATAATAACCTAAGTAATCAGCGTGAAGGTACAGGATTAGGCTTGCCACTAACGAAGAAGCTCATTTACTTAATGGAAGGAGATTTCGAAATAACAAGCAATATAGGACAAGGCACAACTGTTACAATAACATTTAAATATCCTTAA
- a CDS encoding replicative DNA helicase, translating into MEKDLPIAKSAPSNIQAEQMILGAVLINNRVLYSINEFLLPEHFYEPLHGKIYKSINLIISKGISATPISLKNMLGNEPTFDEIGGVNYLAKLTTLALSIINVTEYGRIVYDLALRRYLIEIGEKIVTNAYSSTLADTAISQIEAAESQLYDLASIGTLSKGFIKLQTSVEESWESISAAIKNKNSINGISSGFLDLDSKLGGFKNSDLIILAGRPSMGKTALGANLAVNSCKYFLSLSTQQNSKVSNIAPSVGFFSLEMSSQQIATRILAIESEIDSSSLFNGKIGEQEVNKLKNVQDAIQKWNFYIDDAPAISISAIRSRARRLKRTHNLAILFIDYLQLIKIDSNRSQYNRVNEISEITQSLKALAKELNIPIIALSQLSRAVEQRPDKKPLLSDLRESGSIEQDADIVMLIYREEYYLSRSEPAPGTPEYTEWIAKQDRCHNTAEIIVAKHRNGPVGTVKLHYTNQYSKFANMVKHSLQS; encoded by the coding sequence ATGGAAAAAGATTTACCTATTGCAAAGTCAGCTCCAAGTAATATTCAAGCTGAGCAAATGATACTTGGAGCAGTCCTAATTAACAACCGTGTACTATATAGTATTAATGAGTTTTTACTACCTGAGCATTTTTATGAACCATTACATGGCAAAATATACAAGTCGATTAATCTTATTATTAGTAAAGGAATTAGCGCTACTCCAATTTCGCTAAAAAATATGCTAGGTAATGAACCTACATTTGATGAAATTGGTGGAGTAAATTATCTTGCGAAACTTACAACTTTAGCACTAAGTATTATTAATGTAACTGAGTATGGCAGAATAGTATATGATCTGGCGTTACGACGTTATTTAATTGAAATTGGTGAAAAAATAGTTACAAATGCATATTCTTCTACTTTAGCAGATACAGCTATCAGTCAAATAGAAGCTGCTGAATCTCAATTATATGATTTAGCGTCAATAGGAACTTTAAGTAAAGGATTTATCAAATTACAAACTTCAGTTGAGGAATCATGGGAATCTATTTCTGCTGCCATCAAGAATAAAAACTCAATTAATGGTATTAGTAGTGGCTTTCTAGATCTTGATTCTAAGCTTGGAGGGTTTAAAAATTCTGATCTAATCATATTAGCAGGGAGACCTTCAATGGGGAAAACGGCTCTAGGAGCTAATTTAGCAGTGAATTCTTGCAAATATTTTTTATCATTATCTACTCAACAAAATAGCAAAGTTTCTAACATAGCACCATCAGTTGGTTTTTTTTCTTTAGAAATGTCTTCTCAGCAAATTGCAACTCGAATCCTTGCTATAGAGTCGGAAATTGATAGTTCTTCCTTATTTAACGGGAAAATTGGTGAACAAGAGGTTAATAAATTAAAGAATGTCCAAGATGCAATACAGAAGTGGAATTTTTACATAGATGATGCTCCTGCAATCTCAATATCAGCAATTAGATCACGAGCTCGTAGACTTAAACGCACTCATAATTTAGCAATATTATTTATTGATTATTTGCAGTTAATTAAGATTGATTCAAATAGAAGTCAATATAATAGAGTAAATGAAATTTCTGAAATTACTCAAAGCCTAAAAGCACTTGCAAAAGAACTTAATATTCCAATAATTGCATTATCACAATTATCTAGAGCTGTTGAACAAAGGCCTGATAAAAAGCCGTTGCTATCAGATCTAAGAGAATCAGGCTCCATTGAACAGGATGCAGATATTGTAATGCTCATATATAGAGAGGAATATTACTTATCTAGATCAGAGCCAGCTCCTGGAACGCCAGAATATACGGAATGGATTGCTAAACAAGATAGATGTCATAATACTGCTGAAATAATTGTTGCTAAACACCGTAATGGGCCAGTTGGTACAGTGAAGTTACACTATACTAATCAGTATTCTAAATTTGCCAATATGGTTAAGCACTCTCTGCAAAGTTAA